In Helianthus annuus cultivar XRQ/B chromosome 3, HanXRQr2.0-SUNRISE, whole genome shotgun sequence, a single window of DNA contains:
- the LOC110931413 gene encoding protein FAR1-RELATED SEQUENCE 1-like, whose protein sequence is MCFYTAIDGQRYTQRRLEFESNTIAPSMPKNVPIERHASELYTHTLFLEVQKEIYRGMTFCYIALKTPELDGVKIYTIVHTNRQYKDINEFEVSFDTRDRSVSCSCMGYTRLGYLCRHAFCVYRYNQVDEIPVQYQPGRWKRDILPRRVFSMSNRYSADTDAESVIRNEIFDLVIECTDRLRRNIGKLSEFSGEIKEFRNRVFREFPTEPACNKTSAVISDLLKQPEDMEVSINPPQGIRNKGCGTNHRLIGPGEKAVVNSAKTTRLCGKCKKYVNDHDSRNCEKVRAAKEAAAAAAKAVKAGNVVVPEDSCHVGVVDLSNGDTSVGPSSRICTRATRRSTRRSTIRSSDLLEE, encoded by the exons ATGTGTTTCTACACAGCAATTGATGGGCAACGGTACACTCAGCGCAGATTGGAGTTCGAAAGTAACACAATAGCACCATCAATGCCGAAGAACGTGCCTATTGAAAGACATGCGTCGGAGTTATATACACATACGCTGTTTTTGGAGGTGCAAAAAGAGATATACAGAGGCATGACATTCTGCTATATTGCTTTAAAAACCCCAGAACTTGATGGGGTAAAAATTTATACCATTGTTCATACTAACAGGCAGTACAAAGATATTAATGAATTTGAG GTCAGTTTTGATACACGTGATAGATCGGTTTCATGTTCGTGTATGGGTTATACGCGCCTTGGCTATTTGTGTAGGCATGCCTTTTGTGTGTATAGATACAACCAGGTTGATGAAATTCCCGTTCAGTATCAACCTGGTAGATGGAAACGAGACATATTGCCAAGGAGGGTTTTTAGCATGTCGAACAGGTATTCTGCCGATACAGACGCGGAATCTGTAATCCGGAATGAGATTTTTGATTTGGTCATTGAGTGTACTGATCGTTTAAGGCGTAATATTGGTAAACTTTCTGAGTTTTCTggtgaaattaaagaatttaggAACCGTGTGTTTCGCGAATTCCCGACCGAACCGGCGTGTAACAAGACATCAGCTGTGATCAGTGACCTTCTCAAACAGCCTGAAGATATGGAAGTCTCGATAAATCCGCCACAAGGCATCCGGAACAAAGGGTGCGGTACCAACCATCGACTCATTGGTCCCGGGGAAAAGGCTGTTGTTAATAGTGCTAAAACTACTAGGCTGTGTGGAAAATGCAAGAAATACGTTAATGATCATGACTCACGTAATTGTGAAAAAGTTCGGGCTGCCAAAGAAGCCGCAGCTGCTGCTGCAAAAGCTGTTAAAGCTGGTAACGTTGTTGTTCCAGAAGATTCATGTCACGTTGGTGTCGTTGATTTGTCTAACGGTGATACATCTGTTGGACCATCGTCTCGCATTTGTACTCGGGCCACTAGAAGATCCACTAGAAGATCTACCATACGTTCGTCCGACCTGCTTGAAGAGTGA
- the LOC110931412 gene encoding protein FAR1-RELATED SEQUENCE 5-like → MASSSSSTNNGATIVDALIGSNDDDGHERIDESTDANNSSYGSHNVRPLCLYDVDQLGDITSHVYITTDGTKFWKPLVSPEYTPTFGMVFDTWSDAENMYKSYAERSGFSVRLGALKRNGTVVTHRYIQCTRSSKPKQTQLESMDPSAFKVSRSSSYKVTDCKARLKLKAISGQSRLYQKRRKLSYDDQSFIHKLSLNKIGPNVAHKIRASSKGGHHNVQGTVVELKNFTRDLRSFIGKKDAQMVVDTLKARMINLPNFFFECVVVDGELRSLFWADDVSKCNYEAFGDVLGFDATYHTNQYTMIFVPFTGVDHHKKCVTFGAGLLYDETIGSYTWLLTTFLKAHNNKQPTLVLTDQDAAMKQAVSGVFNKSIHRLCMWHIVRKIPAKIAGDVLENIDLRAAIHKLVWNLFITPEEFEERWNLLMEGLHLK, encoded by the exons ATGGCTTCATCCAGCAGTTCTACAAACAATGGTGCAACTATTGTTGACGCATTAATCGGTTCTAACGATGATGACGGACATGAACGCATCGATGAGTCAACTGATGCTAACAATTCAAGTTATGGCAGTCATAATGTCCGTCCATTATGTCTGTATGACGTTGATCAATTAG GAGATATAACAAGCCATGTATACATAACAACTGATGGAACAAAGTTCTGGAAACCTTTGGTGTCTCCTGAATATACACCTACCTTCGGAATGGTTTTTGACACATGGAGCGACGCTGAGAATATGTACAAGTCTTATGCTGAGAGGTCTGGGTTTTCTGTACGTTTGGGTGCCTTGAAGAGAAATGGAACTGTTGTTACACATAGGTATATTCAATGTACCAGATCCAGTAAACCTAAGCAAACACAACTTGAATCGATGGACCCTAGTGCTTTTAAAGTATCTCGAAGTAGCAGCTACAAAGTTACTGACTGCAAGGCGCGGCTAAAGCTTAAAGCTATCTCAG GACAATCTAGACTTTACCAGAAAAGGAGGAAACTTAGTTATGACGACCAGAGTTTCATTCACAAACTAAGCTTGAACAAAATTGGCCCTAATGTCGCGCATAAGATTCGAGCTTCGTCAAAGGGTGGGCACCATAATGTACAAGGAACTGTAGTAGAATTAAAAAATTTCACTAGAGATCTACGGTCTTTTATCGGCAAGAAGGATGCACAAATGGTTGTTGATACGTTAAAAGCTCGTATGATAAATCTGCCAAATTTCTTTTTTGAATGTGTGGTGGTTGACGGTGAGCTAAGATCATTGTTCTGGGCTGATGACGTATCCAAGTGCAATTACGAAGCCTTCGGAGATGTGTTAGGTTTTGATGCAACATATCATACGAATCA gTATACCATGATATTTGTTCCGTTTACCGGTGTCGATCACCATAAAAAGTGTGTCACCTTTGGTGCTGGGCTATTATACGATGAAACAATTGGTTCTTACACGTGGTTGCTTACCACATTCCTTAAAGCTCATAACAATAAGCAACCAACGTTGGTGTTGACCGATCAGGATGCTGCGATGAAACAAGCAGTTTCTGGTGTATTCAATAAATCTATTCACCGGCTGTGTATGTGGCATATTGTAAGGAAAATTCCTGCAAAG ATTGCAGGTGATGTATTGGAAAATATAGACTTGAGAGCTGCTATACATAAGCTGGTTTGGAATTTGTTTATCACACCTGAAGAATTTGAAGAAAGATGGAATTTGCTTATGGAAGGGTTACacttgaaataa